The stretch of DNA CGGGCTGACATGCCTCGCAAACCTCTGCGCCAGGAACAGGTCGTGGGTGGCGCGGTAGACGTTCGTGACCGCCGAGTGGCGCAGCGAATGGAACGGGTACAGCCGATCGAACCCCGCCTTCTTCTGCCACGTCCGCCATGCGAACTGGACCCGGCGCCGGGAGATGCGGCGTCGGGACTGGTTGCAGAATAGCGGGTCGCCCGGTTGTAGCCCTTCGCCGCGGCGGCGCTTGTGGGCCCAGAACCGCTTCAGCTTCGTGACGAGCCGGTCCGGCAGGAACACGTCCGCGGCCCGGCCGCCCTTCGCGATCTCAAAGCGGATGCGAACGCGAACCCGGGGCGCACCTTCCGGCGCGAACACGTCGCCGACGTTGAGGCCGACGAGCTCGGCGAGGCGCAGCCCGGTGCCGAGGGCCATCGAGAAGATCGTGTGGTCGCGGACGTTGCCGGCCGTGGCCCGCAGGATCGCCTTCTGCTCGGCGGCGGTCAGGGTCGGTGGGGCGAGGTGGGGCATCTGGACCTCCGTGGACGACAGGGCCAGCGGTAGGGGAGGAAGTCAAGCGAAAAAGGCGCCCCGGACAGAGGTCGTGGGCTTCGCAAGGAATCCGCCGAGCTTCAATTAATCAAAGATCGCACGTACCGTGACGGGAACCGCGACCGAGCACGTGCGCCCTTGGCAAGGACAGCGGCCCTCCTCACCGGGGATCCCGCCGTCTGTCGCGTTCCTCCCAAGTCTGCGGCTTCCTGACTTCTAGGGTCCCGTTTGCCTCGGTGTTGCGCGTTCCGCCGGGAAATTCGAAGCCGGCCTGCGCTGGTCAACGCGACCGACAACCTACGTTATCGCGCTTGGTCAATCACCCCTCCAGCAACATCCACCCCTGTTGGTCTTGGATGGCCTTCTGTTGCACGAGCGCGTCCGGGGCCGATGGGTAGAGGGGTCGGCGAGAGTACCCCTCAGGAGGAAGCGATGGGAATCAGGGTCGACAAGAAAGGTGCCCTGAAGCTCTTGGCGCAGGGGGCAATCGTGCTGTTGGTCGTCGTCGGGTTGACGGCGATCTTCCTTGACCCCGCCCCCCGGCCATGCAAGGGGACCCGGGCGTGCCTGGCGCGCCTCGAGCAAATCTGCAACGAGGTGAACGCCGGGTCGTTGCGGCGTGACACCTTCGAGGTAACGCCTGGGGGCTGCTCGGGGGAGTGCAGGGGTGGAGCGGCGGTAGTGGTGGTGTGCCCGGGGCGGTAAGCGCCGCCGGGTCTCTGTCGCGTACGTGGGGGGTCAGGTTCCGCGGGTCTCCTCGGGTCCGTCGGGAACTCTGACCTCTCACCGAGAGTTGGCGACGTAGCCCAGCCCCCACGCTTGGAGGATGCTGTTGGCGGCAACGAGCATGATGATCGTGGAGTCGAAGTCGAGCCTCGGCCGGCCGAGGTATCGCTTTCGGATGTCCGCCGCGAACTCGCGGGCGGCGAAGGAGAGCCGCTCCTCGGCCCAGGGCGAGAGCGTCGTGGTGCCATCGGGGTTGAACGAGAAGAGCTTGAGGACCACTTCCTTCGCCTCGCCATGGCTCACGCCGACATCGTGGAGGAGCTTCGCGACCCGTTTGAAAGTGCACAGGGCGGCCGCGCGCTGAAGCGTCTCCGGGTTCAGCGCGATGTCGACCAAGCTTCTCAGCATCTCGTGCAGGATCAGGCCGAACCGCGTCCTCCTGCTTCTCTTGGCGGCCTCTCCCCGCCCCCGGGATCCGAGGAGGGCGTTGAGCAGCCTCGAAAACGCCGGGGCGTCGGTCGGGTGCTCCGCGTTGGCCGCGACCGCGTTCTCCATGCTAGGAAGCGCCGCGAGGAGGCGTCGGGCAAACGTTCGCGTGCGCTTGCTCGCCGAGGTGCGGAGGACCGGAAGCTGCTCGAGGAAGGTCAAGACAACCGCGGCGGTCACGAAGAGCTGGAGGAGCCGGTGGCAGAGTGCCCGGTTCGGACCCTCGGTCGCGCCGGGGGGCGAATCTCGAAGTCGCCCGATCGATCCCGCGTTCCTCTCGAGGCGCTCCGCCTTCCGGGCGGCGCGGTCTCGGTTCGTTTCGAACCTGCCGGTGGATTCTGGGCTGTCGCGTTTGTCCATGATGACAATCCCCATCCAGATCATAGGAATTGCAGCTTTTCGTCGTTTTTCATGTCCTGTGTGAGGAGCTGTCGGTCAAGCGATTTTTTAGACGACGCTGCATGCCCACCGCCCCGCGAAAACACTTCCACGTGGCCTTCCGAGAATCGTCTGGAAGACGCGCCCTGCAACTTTTTCAAGCGGAAGTCCCGCGGTCTCAGCGGCCTCCCGATCGAGAGGCGCGGTTGCGGGCCGGGACGTCGCGAACGGAAGGAACCTGCAGAGAGGCGGCTGGGGTGTGGCTCAGGAGATGACGGTCTTGTGTCTGCCGGAGAGAGGAGGCAGAGAACGCTCGGCACTCGGAATGGGGTCGAGGAAGGTTCCAGACCCGTCGGCCCCGGTGGGAACAGAACGGCGGGTGCCATGGTCGTTAGTCTGGGGTTCCAACGCCAGAACCTCGGCCGCGATCTCAAAGCAGCG from Terriglobia bacterium encodes:
- a CDS encoding site-specific integrase, giving the protein MPHLAPPTLTAAEQKAILRATAGNVRDHTIFSMALGTGLRLAELVGLNVGDVFAPEGAPRVRVRIRFEIAKGGRAADVFLPDRLVTKLKRFWAHKRRRGEGLQPGDPLFCNQSRRRISRRRVQFAWRTWQKKAGFDRLYPFHSLRHSAVTNVYRATHDLFLAQRFARHVSPLTTVVYTHPSDEELHRKVRGLAC